One genomic region from Streptomyces sp. NBC_00457 encodes:
- a CDS encoding YciI family protein, with protein MEYFCYHRDRPGSATLRHALLEEHWSYMDRYAKELIARGPTFADDGETPTGSVHIVDLPDAAAARAFAFDEPNYQAGAYRDVLLRRWRNLLGRTMWDFPGGPSDGNRYLVLGLGSGPAADVALPPDRDELIAYGPLLSDDGATWLGTAVLLRASDPATARAVLTAERYAAVEVHDWEFGGRR; from the coding sequence ATGGAGTACTTCTGCTACCACCGCGACCGGCCCGGATCTGCCACGCTGCGCCACGCGTTGCTGGAAGAGCACTGGTCGTACATGGACCGGTACGCGAAGGAGCTGATCGCGCGCGGCCCGACCTTCGCCGACGACGGCGAAACGCCCACAGGCAGCGTGCACATCGTCGACCTGCCGGATGCCGCCGCCGCCCGCGCGTTCGCCTTCGACGAGCCCAACTATCAGGCCGGCGCTTACCGGGACGTGCTGCTGCGCCGGTGGCGCAACCTGCTGGGGCGCACCATGTGGGACTTCCCCGGTGGCCCGAGCGACGGCAATCGGTACCTGGTGCTCGGCTTGGGCTCAGGGCCGGCCGCCGATGTCGCCCTACCGCCCGACCGGGACGAGCTGATCGCGTACGGGCCACTGCTCTCCGACGACGGCGCCACCTGGCTGGGTACGGCCGTGCTGCTCAGGGCATCGGACCCGGCCACGGCACGGGCCGTCCTGACGGCGGAACGGTACGCCGCGGTCGAGGTGCACGACTGGGAGTTCGGTGGGCGGCGATGA